aaagagagttggagtagcacctattgtagaaaagatggcagaatcgcgtctcaggtggtttggacatgtgagaagaagaccgacagGGCACCCAGTCAAGAGGATGGATGATATGAAAGATGGACAATGGgtgaaaggcagaggaagaccatCTATAAGGTGGTCAAACGAGTTCTACATGTAAACaatctctctgtagacatgatacatgatagAGCTTAATAGCGTCGTTTAATCTATGTAGCCAACCCCACCTAATGAAACAAGGTTTCGTTATTATTGTTTAttgttgaaaaatattttaagattgCTTAAATGCTCCTCTAGAATCTAGTGCACATAACcgatcataatttttttttgtcaataataTTTTCCAACTCAATAGAATAAAGACTAATTTATTGtctatctaaattttatttaaggatgattaataaattattgtatacacaagataaaatttaaataggacACTCTACTGTATAAATTAGAGTGGTATAGAGAGAGAATATAATTctttttatagttattttatattattttattattattcaaaatgtggatcatacttttattaatctctctttcattctgttaaagaaaaaatatgtaAACTTACATTTTTACCTTATAATTCACCAATTTAAATTCTAGACCTTTACTTAAACAAACAAGTAAACTAACCATTCGATGAATCTAACCCAGTTATAACCGATCACAATTTGATGATTAGGATTATCAAACATCCCCTTTATATCATTAAtgaatatttaaatataataattattgcaAGATATGAACATTCGATCAATATCATTGACGCATACTTAAACAAGTATTGGAAGCATCAAATAATCATCACCAAATAAATAACACAACCATATTTCATGTACATCAACGGTTGGCCATTAAATTAttaagtataaaatatatgttaaaatatatattaaaaaaacacatttacatacatatttttaaaatgtatataataatttgataaacaaaaatattatttgtataataaaattaatcactgtatatttatacataaacaTATGtgttatttagtttatttttaatgtcataagataaaatttaaattctaaaccTTTACTTAAACAAACAAGTAAACTAACCATTCGATCCATCTAACCTAGTTATAACCGATTACAATTTGATGATAAGGATTATCAAACATCCACTTTATATCATTAAtgaatatttaaatataataattattgcaAGATATGAACATTCGATCAATATCATTGACGTATACTTAAACAAGTATTGGAAGCATCAAATAATCAGCACCAAATAAATAACACAACAACTATATTTCATGTACATCAACGGTTGGTCATTGAATTAttaagtataaaatatatttaaaatatatattaaaataacacATTTACATACATATTTTTAAAGTGCACATAATAATttgataaacaaaaatattatttgtacaataaaattagttattatatatttgtacaCAAATACATGTGTcgtttagtttatttttaatgtgtattctgcatttcaacatatattttatactagttGTTGATTTTAGTGGACACGTAGCATAATCTGTTTGTAAATCATATCATCCGAGTTCAAACATGCAATGTTGGAATTAATTAGTTGCGGAACTATATGAAAATTGAAATCATCATGAGAAAAGTCACTAAGAACAAAGAACTTGCaaaaaagtaaatgacagaaattTACAAAAAGAAAGTGCAAGACATTGTTGTCAGACTTAAGAGAGAAAGAGAACTCAAAATACTAAAACTATCCTAGTGAAAGGTTACCAAATTGATGACGATTCTCAGCCATAGTGGCTATCACTTCTCGTGCTTCCTCTGGTGTTTTGTTTCTCAATGTCCCTCCACACGCAACATTAACCCACATCCTTTCCGTGTCTAGCAATCCCTCGTAGAAGTGTTTGATGAGGACATCTTCCGGGGTTGGGAGGTTAGGGTAGCTAGCAATTAATCTGTTGAACCTTTTCCAATAGTTGTAAAGATCTTCACCTTGTGATTGCTTAATGTGAATAATGGCCTTACTTATGGCTCTGGCCCTTGAAGCAGGAAAGAATTTCAGAAGAAACAGTTTCTTGAGATCAACCCAACTTTGCACCACTCCATCTGGAAGATAGAGGAGCCAATCTTTTGCTACACCTTCAAGAGACAAAGGAAATGCGCGTAGCTTAATTTGGTCTTCATTGACGCCTCGGAGTACCATTGTGCAACAAACCATGTGGAATTCCTTAAGATGCTTGTGCGGATCTTCATCGTCCCTTCCATAAAATTTTGGTAGAAGATGGATAAAACCAGCTTTGAGTTCAAAATCTACATCAAGCTTTGGATAGTGGATGGCAAAAGGTTGATGGTTAATATCTTGCAATAGCATTTGCTCTAGTATAGAATTCTTCTTAGGGAGAGCCATTATATGCAAACTTCTGAGAATCGGACTCAAGGGACTCGTTTAGATGTTCAATGGTCCAACCGTGGTCGAACTggtttaacaaaataaataataaatcatTTAAATAATCAATATAAATTTCTAGAGATAAGACAACAAATAATTCAACATCAATAAAACCCAGAATTTCACATTGTTGTATAATATCAACTTTTCATTATTAACACTCCAATAGCAaacattttttccttttttgatAGTTAGCCTAAAGGCAGAGACcaataaataaacaaaactaCTATTAAAACATCAACATCTAAT
This sequence is a window from Arachis stenosperma cultivar V10309 chromosome 10, arast.V10309.gnm1.PFL2, whole genome shotgun sequence. Protein-coding genes within it:
- the LOC130955917 gene encoding uncharacterized protein LOC130955917, with translation MALPKKNSILEQMLLQDINHQPFAIHYPKLDVDFELKAGFIHLLPKFYGRDDEDPHKHLKEFHMVCCTMVLRGVNEDQIKLRAFPLSLEGVAKDWLLYLPDGVVQSWVDLKKLFLLKFFPASRARAISKAIIHIKQSQGEDLYNYWKRFNRLIASYPNLPTPEDVLIKHFYEGLLDTERMWVNVACGGTLRNKTPEEAREVIATMAENRHQFGNLSLG